The Mammaliicoccus sciuri genome window below encodes:
- a CDS encoding sugar ABC transporter permease gives MNKKNKNILREIIMYGILIIMFIIIIYPLLWTLGLSLNSGSNLYGSSMIPKDASLKNYIYLLTDPSSDYLTWYKNTLIVATANALFSVIFVGLTSYAFSRYRFVGRKYGLIAFLILQMFPVLMAMVAIYILLNTIGLLDSLFGLTLIYIGGSIPMNAFLVKGYFDTIPKELDESAKIDGAGHMRIFFTIMLPLAKPILAVVALFNFMGPFMDFILPRILLRSPEKYTLAVGLFNFINDKFGNNFTVFAAGAMMIAIPISIVFLLLQRYLVTGLTAGATKG, from the coding sequence ATGAATAAGAAGAATAAAAATATATTAAGAGAGATTATCATGTATGGCATTTTGATTATTATGTTTATTATCATTATTTATCCATTACTGTGGACTTTAGGGTTATCACTTAACTCAGGTTCCAATCTTTATGGTTCTTCTATGATACCGAAAGATGCATCTTTGAAAAATTATATTTATTTACTAACTGATCCATCGAGTGATTATCTCACTTGGTATAAGAATACTTTAATCGTGGCGACGGCTAATGCTCTATTTTCTGTAATCTTTGTTGGTTTAACATCATATGCATTTTCAAGATATCGTTTTGTCGGTAGAAAATACGGGCTGATTGCATTTTTAATTTTACAAATGTTCCCGGTATTGATGGCAATGGTAGCAATTTATATCTTATTAAATACAATAGGCTTATTAGATTCACTATTCGGTCTTACTTTAATTTATATAGGTGGTTCCATTCCGATGAATGCTTTCTTAGTTAAAGGATATTTCGATACAATTCCTAAAGAATTAGATGAATCTGCTAAAATAGATGGTGCAGGACATATGAGAATATTTTTCACAATTATGTTACCGTTAGCTAAACCGATTCTAGCAGTTGTTGCACTATTTAATTTTATGGGACCATTTATGGACTTTATTCTGCCAAGAATTCTATTACGAAGTCCTGAAAAATACACACTAGCAGTCGGATTATTTAATTTTATAAATGATAAATTCGGAAACAACTTTACAGTATTTGCTGCTGGGGCAATGATGATTGCAATACCAATCTCAATAGTATTCTTATTATTACAAAGATACTTAGTGACTGGTTTAACGGCAGGTGCTACAAAAGGATAA
- a CDS encoding LacI family DNA-binding transcriptional regulator, whose amino-acid sequence MVTIKDVAKEANVAPSTVSRVISGHKSISEKTSKKVKAVMKQLGYQPNIAARTLVTQKSKTIGLILKSASKEMKQNPFFTDVLMGISIACKQREYSTIMTTSVEQADLLVEVENLIKSKSIDGFIMLYSKENDPVTQLLKKYQFPFVVVGKQLSEREIIHIDNDNVEASQMITEFMIRKGHEHLAFIAEPDSYAVALDRVEGFKKACDKHGINQYEIYHANPNRDEILAIIKEMKESATFPTAIITSDSMININLLSALYELNIRVPDEVMTATFNDSFINTFASPPQTVVNIYPEHLGEEAGIALIKLIENPNILRKNTIIPTDIIERKSTIK is encoded by the coding sequence GTGGTTACAATAAAAGATGTTGCGAAAGAAGCAAATGTTGCACCATCAACAGTATCAAGAGTGATTAGTGGACATAAAAGTATAAGTGAAAAGACATCAAAGAAAGTAAAAGCTGTGATGAAGCAATTGGGATATCAACCTAATATTGCCGCGAGAACACTTGTAACACAAAAATCTAAAACGATTGGTTTAATTTTAAAATCAGCTTCTAAAGAAATGAAGCAAAACCCATTCTTTACAGATGTTCTGATGGGGATATCAATAGCTTGTAAACAAAGAGAATATTCAACGATTATGACAACGTCAGTTGAACAAGCTGACCTATTAGTTGAAGTAGAAAATCTCATTAAATCTAAATCAATAGATGGCTTTATTATGCTTTATTCAAAAGAGAATGATCCCGTTACACAACTACTCAAAAAATATCAATTTCCGTTTGTTGTTGTAGGGAAACAACTAAGCGAAAGAGAAATTATTCATATCGACAATGATAATGTCGAAGCAAGTCAAATGATTACAGAATTTATGATTCGAAAAGGCCATGAACATTTAGCTTTTATAGCTGAACCAGATTCATATGCTGTTGCATTAGACAGGGTAGAAGGCTTTAAGAAAGCTTGCGATAAACATGGTATCAACCAATATGAAATTTACCATGCAAATCCTAACAGAGATGAAATATTAGCAATCATTAAAGAAATGAAAGAAAGTGCGACTTTCCCTACAGCGATTATTACGTCAGATAGCATGATCAATATTAATTTATTAAGTGCATTATATGAACTTAATATAAGAGTGCCAGATGAAGTGATGACAGCAACTTTTAATGATTCATTTATTAATACTTTTGCTTCACCGCCTCAAACGGTCGTGAATATTTATCCTGAACATTTAGGTGAGGAAGCGGGTATAGCTTTAATTAAACTGATTGAGAATCCTAATATTTTAAGAAAAAATACGATTATTCCAACAGATATAATAGAGAGAAAATCAACGATAAAATAA